DNA sequence from the Huiozyma naganishii CBS 8797 chromosome 10, complete genome genome:
AGAAGTACACCCCTGCGGGGGCTAGAAGAAAATCGCTTAACGACTACTTGGCAAGGGCTCAGGCTGGAGACCACACTCCAAAGACCATCTACTCGTCAGTGGGTATGATGATTGAGGAGAACGACAATCTCGAAATCGAAGACTTGAACGAAAAACTAACCGAGAAAAGAGGCCCTACGCTACGGTACCCAAAGCCAGGTTGGATAGAGTGCAATCCAACAACACTGCTGATCAACGTTCTACAATGTCTCGCGCTCTCgttgaactctttgaacagagtAAACACACTGAGAATGGCAGATTCCAAACTCCCATACAAGGTGAAGTGCATTGGGATCACGAATATGAGAGAAACAACGATTGTATGGTCCAAACGCACGGGCATGCCCGTCATTGATTACGGGATTGTCTGGAATGATACCAGAAACGGCGAAATCATTCGGCAGAGGGAGAGGGATACACCAGCGGAACAGGTGCTCGAGTTGCAGAACAAAACAGGCCTCCCACTTTTCTCCACCTATTTCTCTTGCTCCAAATTACGCTGGCTATTGGACAACGAACCAAAAGTTAGGGAACACTATGAATCAGGGGACTTGATGTTCGGGACTGTTGACACTTGGCTGCTTTACCACTTGACTTCTACCAATGAGTTTGTGTCCGACGTCACCAACGCCTCACGGACTGGATTTATGGATCTGGAAGCAATGAAATACGATGACATGCTACTGAATTATTGGGGGATCGACCGTCAGAAGATCAACCTCCCCACTATTAAGTCGTCTGCAGAATTTTACGGGACGTTTAGAGCTCCAGAACCCCTCAGGAATGAATTTCCACCCAATCTATGGGATGTCCTTTTGAAATTCCAACGGGGCGATATACCAATCCAAGGTTGCCTTGGGGATCAAAGTGCCTCTTTAGTGGGTCAAATGGCCTATACGAAAGGATCTGCTAAATGCACGTACGGCACTGGATGTTTCCTGCTTTACAATACTGGTACTCAAAAGTTGATCTCCAAACACGGGGCTTTGACAACTATAGGTTTCTGGTTTCCATACCTCACGGAGGGTGATGATTGGAACCAGCCTCACTTCGCGTTGGAGGGTTCAGTTGCAGTGGCAGGTTCAGTTGTCCAATGGCTGAGAGATAATCTAAGACTAATCAATCGCGCCCAAGACGTCGGTCCCCTTGCCAACGAGGTTCCCGATTCAGGCGGCGTGGTGTTTGTCCCCGCATTCAGTGGGTTGTTTGCGCCATACTGGGATGGGAGTGCACGTGCCACTATCATGGGTATATCGCAGTTCACAACCGCATCGCACATTGCAAGGGCTGCAGTGGAAGGTGTATGTTTCCAGGCAAGGGCCATTCTGAAAGCGATGAGTTCCGATGCATACGACGGTGACATTTCAGATGACATCGATCTGTTGGAGAGCGGTATTGGTCATGATCACACCTGTGCCTACGAGAAGAGCTTGCTATCAACACTGTCCGTCGATGGTGGGATGTCCAGGTCCGACGAGGTTATGCAAATCCAAGCGGACATATTGGGGCCCTGCATCAAGATAAGACGGTCTCCTGTATTAGAATCGACCGCGCTAGGTGCTGCCATTGCTGCAAATATGGCGTATAAGACTCCGGAGGAGCGTGTTCTGTggaaagatttgaaggatgcCAAGAAATGGATTTTCTACCGCGGCCACGacaaaaatgaagagaTCTCTCAAGACCAGCACCCCAATTTGAAAGTGTTCCGCAGTCAATCCGAGGATGAGGAAAGGCGCAAACATTGGAAGATGTGGGAAGCTGCCATTGCCAGATCTAGAGGTTGGTTACGGGATGCTGAGGGGGAACATCCACAAGTACTCGAGGAGTGAAGCCGCTTCACCGTGCAATCCCTCttgtattattttttttattgatCGCATGACTTTTTCACATATTCATTTTATTCTGTGACTGTTTTTTACAGCAGAACACAAATTCCTGATTATTTACCAAAAATATTGTAAATATAAGTATTACCTGTTTTGGAAGCAGTAAAAAGTATCTCAATTCGAGAGACGCAAAGAACAGCAAGGACGATTCTGTCCATTTGCATTACCTTGGTATATCTGCTGTTGTTCGTGGGTACACTACATCTTATATTCGAAAACTATACTGGAAAAAGACCAACTCACTCGTATAATAACCCAACAATGGCTCCAGGTAAGAAAGTCGCTCCAGCCCCATTCAGCTCAAAGAGCACCAAGTCGACTAAGGCTAAAAACCCTCTGGTCAATGCCACCCCAAAGAACTTCGGTATTGGTCAGGCCATCCAACCAACTAGAAACTTGTCCAGATACGTCAAATGGCCAGAGTACGTCAGATTGCAGagacagaagaagattttgtCTTTGAGATTGAAGGTTCCTCCAACCATTGCCCAATTCCAGTACACTTTGGACAGAAACTCCGCTGCTGAAACTTTCAAGCTATTCAACAAGTACAGACCAGAGACCGCTgctgaaaagaaggagagatTGACCAAGGAGGCCGCTGCCATTGCCGAAGGTAAGACCAGAGAGGAAGCCTCCCCAAAGCCCTTCGTTGTCAAGTACGGTTTGAACCACGTCGTCTCCCTTGTTGAAAACAAGAAGGCCAAGTTGGTTTTGATTGCCAACGACGTCGACCCAATTGAATTGGTCATCTTCTTGCCAGCTTTGTGTAAGAAGATGGGTGTTCCATACGCCATCGTAAAGGGTAAGGCCAGACTAGGTACCCTTGTTAACCAGAAGACCTCCGCTGTTGCTGCCTTGACTGAAGTCAGACCAGAAGACGAAGCCGAATTGGCCAAGTTGATCTCCACTGTCAACGCCAACTTCTCCGAGAAGTACGACGATGTCAAGAAGCACTGGGGTGGTGGTCTCGTGGGTAACAAGGCTCAAGCCAAGATTGCCAGAAAGGCCAAGGCTGCTGGCCCCGTTTAGTTCCAACAACAGACTCCTACATTTTGCATTATTCGTCCCCCCCTCGCTCCTGTCCCATATATATTATACAACTCATGAAATAATAATGGGTACGAAGTGAGTTTTTGTTGAAGCAAGAGTATGTGTTCTTGTACAAGTGGTTTTCGTCCCTCTGTCCCCCCAGTATCctctttgtcttttttcTACACGATGGTAATCATTATAGGGTTTTCACTTTAGACAATCACGGTAGACAAAAATAACTAACATGGTTGTCCGTCTATAGCAGAGCAGCTTGCTTGCTGCTCTGCGTTGAACGCGGTCAATTGATGTTGTATTTTATTGTCTCTGCTTCCATGTTGTCTGCGAGCGGGAAACCTTTTGAATTGATTTATTGTCGTGCGGTATTAGAACAAAGGGGACCGCTGACCCCAGAGAGAACGATCCACAGTGCAAAGACACCCTCCTGTTACAGAAAGCGCACTGCCATCCCAGCATACCCTATGTAAACGAAGTAACTTACACTCACCCACACCTCTCTTGCCCGTCTCAGTCAGGTGACCGCCGGTCTGTGCACCCAGACAGCCGCCGTAGAAAGCGACACTTCCCCTTCTGGAATCTGGTTCAAAGgggcaaaaaaaaaaattaaaaaaaaaagaggaaaaattttcgtttgaaaaaaaaaacttgtgATAAAAAGAGAGGGCAACGCAGCGGTTTCCATTGCCACTCCCCCCAGGTTGCAGTTTGGTTTGGTTCTTGTGTTGTCCTGTTTGGAAGCTCACCAGATTTGAACGCACACATATATTCGAGTCAGATTGAACAGGACGTACAGTTTCACATAGTACATCCAGATAACCAAGCAGAAGAACCGTGAAGGGGAACAGACAACAGAGAATAAATCCGAGAAAAGGGTaattcaagaaaaaaaatcaagaCAATAGAAAAGAAACCATATAGAAATGTCTACTGAAGAACAGAACCAGCAGGAAGTTGCCATTGAGGTGGTGGAGACCGTCCAAGAGAAGCCATCTTACGACCCAAAGACCACTGTGTTTGTCGGGAACGTTGCCCACGAGGCAACTGCCGATGAATTGGTCGCCGTTTTCATCAAGGAATTCGGGACCGTCGATGTTGAGATTccagagaagaagagaggtGACCTTCGTAACAGATCCTACGCGCCTGCCAGCAAGCACGCGTTCGTTATCTTCCCACAGGAGATCGACTTCGACCAGATCAAGGAGAAGTACGACTTGACTGAGATCGACGGCAGAGAGATCCACATCAAGAAGGTGAAGAGTAACGAAGAGCTTCGTGAGAACTTCCAGAAGAGAAACCAGAGGTTCAACGCTCGTGGTGGGGCCCGTGGTGGTGCTAGAGGTGGCCGTGGTGGCAGACGTGGTGGCAGAGAGAGAGTCCCATTGGAACAAATGGAAAGATCCAAGGACACCCTGTACGTCAACAACATCCCATTCACTGCTACGAAGCCAGAGTTGGCCGAATTCTTCGGTGTTGCCGTCGAAAACGTCGCGTTGCcaatgaagaagttgagaGACTTCGAAACGAGAACTTTCGTCGAATCCGAGGACTTGAACAGAGGTATTGCCTTCATCACCTTCGCTGACACCGATATCGCAGCCAAGGCCGGTGACTTCAACGGTACCTCCTTCCAGGAGAGACCATTGACCGTCGACATCGCTGTCGTCAAGCCAGAACCGGTCGAAGCTCCTCACACGGAAGAAGCTGCCCCTGCCGCTGCCGCCCCAGAAACCTCAACTGACGCTTGATTTGGCAGAATAGTGGTCTCGCTAATGGTGGCATTATGTCctccaaattttttttcatgTCTCCCTCTGTTTTTCCATTTTAATTTGCAGCCTGATCGAACAGCTACTATAAGTGTTTATAGGCAATTCCCTTTcattctctctttctttcaatCACAATATTCCTTTATCTTTTTGCTATGTTTTATAACACAAATACTCTATCTTTGagtttgtttcttgtgttATATCGTACTGCTTATAAATTAGAGCGACGCTTTGTGATTTTGGGGAGCAGTCAAAGTCGTTACCAACAGTATCCACTCTTGTTATATTACTAcccaaaagaaagaaggaaggaaagaagaaaagcATTCTTTTCCGTTTCCAACAACGTACATATTTAGTTATGTGCGCGTCGTACGAAATGCAAATTGTATATATTATGTTAAAGTAGCGGTGCCGTTACTGTTTGTCAATCTATCATTCTGATTTATTTTATTCTCGCTGCTGTTCTTCACGTTACTAAagtgaaaagaaaaataaagaaaatatcactACTTGACAGTAGTGGGACATCGGTTCCTTAACCTCGTAATATTCAAGAGGAGACGCGCGCCAAGATCAAGTGTGGTATACAGCTGCTGATTTATCCCCGGCCGCTACTCGAGTGATGGCGCCAGCATCCTACAGAGAATGGGTCTCCCTTTTGTTTAGCGCTTTACGGAAGGAACCGAGGTCGCCCAAGTATAAGTATAGAACTACAATCTGGGAAGCGAAGGAACTGCTCAGGGAGAGAAATAGAGCCTCTTTACAAATTGACACTAGCAAGGAGGTGAAGATATATTCAAACAGAACTTTTCTGAAACTTTCGCCTGATAGGGCGTTAAACGTCCTTTTAAGAGACTTCCAGCTACAACCTGAGCAGAGTTTCAGGCTTATACGAACTGACGTAGCTCcaaggaaaaaactgaaaagcCCTGATGAGAATTGGAACAAAGTGTTTCCCTTGTTTGAAAACAGAATTGTCGAAGAGCTAGACCTATCCATTCCAAAATGTGCCTTTGAAAGAGAGTCGTTCAACTACTGTTATGCGCTGGGGTTATGGTCGCGTGATAAGAAGACCCGTTTGAGCCAGATCGCTTGGCCACACCCTATCTTTTCGTTTAGTTGTGTTGGCTTGGGAGTAAGACCAGAAGTTTACAGTgcgttgaaggaggaaggtCATGTTTTCATTAATCCTGCAAACAGCGTAGAGTTGCCGTACTTTAGTGTAGACAGCAAGCTTGTCCCCAAGCATTGTGACGCTGTTGCACTCTGCCCTCGCTACGTACCTGAGCACGTTACACtatttgaagaaggcgCGATTAATATTAATAAGGATCCAGTGCCTTGCACCGGTGAAGAACTTTCAGCGGTGACTCAGGCAATCACATGTACCTACCTTCCTTTGCTTTCTAAAGAACCATTCCGCACCTGCGGGGACGATTTGGCTATCTGGAGTCCCACTACCGATGGCGCTCTGGACAAACGCGTATTTACCTTAGATCGCCTATATGGACATGCCACCCTGCACAAAAGGTTTTGGAGCAGAGCGACTTACACAGATAGATCGTGCCCAGGCGACATTATCAGAAGCACCATTCTCTCAAATAATTCGAATATGCTTCAACTAATGGAGGAGTTCATGAAACATTACACCACATTCAATTTGTATTCCTTCTGTTGGAGAACACTAAATGACCAGAGTAGCGCTGTCTACAAATTAAAGGATCCAGTGAGTTTTACGGGCGAGGTTAAACCTTGGGACGCTTTTATTTGGAACGAGTACCAgactttggaaaaattaCCGGTACCTCATTCTGTTGACGAGTTGGTGTCTTTGAAAGCTCAATTTGACGAATTCTTAAAACACCTGTCACGATATTATGCAATGGTAACCTGCGAAATGAAGCAACAAATGGCAGAGTTTTTCGTCACAACCGACGCGGATTCAGAAGGCGGTAGATTTCAAGATACTCCAAGAGTTGTCCCGACCACTTTGATCTTACGCGATATCCTACTAAATGGGAAATGGTTCAAACACTTTTATCCGGGACTACATCTTTTAATGTCAACCAAAATTCCTTCTTGTGACAAATTAGATGACTGTTTTGTTCCATTGGACGACACTTCAATCGCTCTGGGTTGTAAATTAGACAAACTAGTAAAAGAGATTTTGCTAGTTGAGAGCTACGTTTATGGAGACAAAATCCCCCCAAAGAAATTACTAATTGTGAATCCGAGCGCAGAGGACGAGAATTGGAAAATTGTGATACTTATTAAAGATTCAATCCCCAATCATCTTTTGAAAACCCTAAAATTCAACACCAAGATTTCAATTCAAATTGTGAAAGACATTCGACAGGCTACTGGCGTTGAAAATGGAAGCTGCtcttggaaaaaaatgattGATGAAAACGTCTTCATATATGCATACAAACTGGAAACTGAACCAAGTGCCACACAAGAGGATACTAATCGCATGATAAAAAATGTTATTGATGAAATGCATAAAGGCAATTAACGTCGCActcttctttgatttgCCCATGtcattatatataaatcAGACACATGTACATAGTTCTTAATATAATATTATCTAATCAAgaattctttttttttcatgaAGTGTGGTTCGCCATTCAGTCTTCTTGTCCACACCAACCGGTCGAATACAGTATCTGCCACAATGAATTGTCTGATCCCCCAATTACCTCTCCCGAAAATTTCAGGAATCCTCTCTGTTAGTCTAGGGAACAGCTTCTTATAGAAGTCCATATATTCCATAACAtcctctttttcaattACTATTGTAGAGCTGACTTCATTGAAGGTTTCGCTAATATAATCTGGCACCTGGAAGCTAAGCTTCTTTGTTAGATCACCTTTATTTGCGATTCTGACAATCCATAATAACTGAGCCTGCTTCAAACAATTCTTGGAGACCAAATCATTATATGTTGTGACACCGAATGCAAATAACAAACTATTTGCAAATGTCGTGTCGTGCTTgaaaaatgttttgaaagatgaaattTCGTTCGAGTTCAGACACtccaaagttttcttcTGAAATCTTGTCACTTCTTCGATAGCTTTCTGGAAAATGGCTTTCTGCCCCGCAAAATACTTTTTAACGGTAGATGTTACCAATTGGTTGTTGTACCTCcccaactttgaaaagtcTGATTTCGCGgcacttttgaagaagtctaactttgaagaaagtatTTTATAAAGTTCGTCAGAACCCTCGAGCATTGATCTGTACGTCAGAAAAGATTCCGATTTCAGCTTGCACAAAAATCCAAATAACTGTAGTAGAGGTAGAGGTAAAGAATTTGATAAGGATATATCAAATTGaatgcaattttttttaatcGTGCTCTCTCTCAAATCTAGCTTTACTCCACACTTGCGAAAGTTAGCAATGGTTTCGGAATCTAACTGCAGCGTCAATCTTGCAATGTCATGTACATTGTTCTCCTCTACAAAGCCATAAGCCAACAACAGTTCCTCGTTCGAACGGTCTCCGTAGTTGTTGAACAGCTCCTCTTTTGCGTTTATCTCTTTCGCTTCCGAAATGAAATTAACTTTACCATCACTAAAGGTCCACTTAACTTTGGTACCGTTTCTATGGTTCAATAGATCCACTACGGGGAGCAAGAATGCAGTTTGGAGattttcaacattttctTCTAGCATGAGTTCTGGAAAAGCTCTCGATCTGAATATAGCGCTGGACCACACGTATGCTATGAAACTAGTCCATGCAGTCTCACCAGAATGGAGTCGATCAATGTTCGAACTGATATAATCTACGAGCTTATCGAAAGAGTCCAAATCACAAGTTTTTGCCTCTTGCTCAATTCCAAACTCAGTCAACAAATTTTTCCATTCGTTCCAAATCTCGACCAAGTTCGCATGTACAGCGAGTATTAAGTCGGCGCCTTTCAAAAGATCTAATTGAGATCTATGCCAGAAGTACGGTTGATTTAAATGCAGCGGTAGAATGTCCAAATATGGTTTAAGGGAACTGATGGCATGGTCACCAAACTTCAATTTACTTAAATACAACTGAGTTAGAGCGTTAGGATTTCCTGTAGGAAGCTTCCTGTTGTCGCCCCAATCAAAAGCTTTCTTGGCATCCTCTTTAGTAATTAATAAACATTTTGGTACAGAAATCAAAGGGTGTTTACTACTTTTTATCTTTTCAGAGGCAACTGCCCTGATGCCTGTTTGGGCGGTGACTTcgaagatgatggaccTATCAATAACAGCCCCATTTTCCTGGCTCCAATcaataaaatttttcaatgaAGTACTATCAGAGTGCGACATGCTCAGGTCTTCCCAGAGCTGGCTTGCCTATAGTCGAGGATGTAGCGTGGAAACAGTAAGCTAAGAAATGTTCAGGCTCTCGTTGCACgatgttgttgaaaaaataaatttcattttttttgtctctACGTCGTTACATCTCTTGGGTTATGTATGACCTTTGTAATATGTCTCAATGTTTTAGTGCAGGATTGGTGTACGTCCGAGAAAAGTCAAGAGAGAGATGAATCTGGGAAAGGCTACATCAGTTAGACCTCATCCACTGACTAAACTTTGCCACAGTGTGCCGTTGGACCATCTATAGTAGTAGACCAGGTAAAAAACCTCTTTCCTAGAGAAACAAGTATTCAGTACCTCATCGCTAACTGGCATTGCGGGGTTATAAGATGTGCatggaaagaaaaggaagacATAATAAGTCCTTACTCTCGCGGGTTCACGTGATGTTTGTAGTGGGGCACGTAGAGTTTTGCACCTTGAAACTTGCTTGCACAGCCTCTCTTAGTCTTTAACATTATCGTAATATATTATGGCACAGCTCAATGTGGCAATACCAAACAGCTACTGGTAGCAAGGTGTGGAGGTTGACAAGATTAAAACAAATGCACTCCCAATACCGGCCCGAAGGGGAATGTAGGACACCCACAATGTCATAGCCTAGACtgcaaaatttccaaattgatcttctgcttcttcttgcaTCGAGAAAAAATTATTTATCGATGCGCTGCATGAGGCGAAAACTGCACCTCTTTTTATCTAGGGACTTGCGAACGCAGTATGCTCTTCGTTCCCGTCTCTCCGGGGCGAGACGGGAAAATGTCCATGCACATTTACACCTTGTTTTCTCCCCTTCATCAAGTGATGAGAGAGCCGTAAGGAGGGAAGGCggtgaaatttttcactattgttttttcttttctccaGAGGAATCGCACCTTgatttgaacagttttgggCGATGACCTGTCTTGCTTTGCATTGTCCAGTTAATTGGCCCACTTCTACCGTATGAGGATATGAAGCGAACTAACATTTATATATAGACGGGCATTTGTTTCAATTGAAACGAAGTTCTATCATAACTTGACTACGCATTGCAATTCTGAAGAAAGACAATCATACCCGCTCTCTGAAGAAATTGTAACAAGCATGTCCAACACAATCGAAAAGGCCTTTGGACCTGATCAAGAGAAAAATGTTACTATTGTGAGAAGCAATAACTCAGCTACTGAGACGTCTGACGGTACGAATTCGTTTGTAAATAAGGAGCAGTACGAGGCTCATCAGGATTCCACCACCGATGAACACGAAACcggaaagaaaaagactTTGACTATCAGAAAGACGGAACTTCTCTCCAAATCTTATGACAAATGGTATCTCCAAGCTatccttttgttttctgcTTTCGTCTGTGGCTACGGTTACGGGCTGGATGGTAATATCCGTTACATCTATACAGGTTATGCCACTTCCTCTTACAGTGAGCATTCGCTCCTATCCACCATCAATGTTATTAACGCGGTCGTGAGTGCTGCATCGCAGATTGTCTATGCAAGATTATCGGATATTTACGGGAGAATGTCTCTGTTAGTGGTCGCCATCGTGCTTTATGCAGTGGGGACCATCATTCAATGCCAAGCGTACGACGTTCAAAGGTACGCCGCTGGGTCAATCTTCTACAATGCAGGCTACGTCGGTGTTATTTTGATTCTCCTGTTGATTCTGTCGGATTTCTCCTCTCTAAGGTGGAGACTGTTCTACCAGTTTGTCCCAACTTGGCCATT
Encoded proteins:
- the GUT1 gene encoding glycerol kinase (similar to Saccharomyces cerevisiae GUT1 (YHL032C); ancestral locus Anc_4.9), which produces MPVSADVSQNGHVPLIVSIDVGTTSSRVLLFNKFGKEVTRHQIEYSTSASSQKYTPAGARRKSLNDYLARAQAGDHTPKTIYSSVGMMIEENDNLEIEDLNEKLTEKRGPTLRYPKPGWIECNPTTLLINVLQCLALSLNSLNRVNTLRMADSKLPYKVKCIGITNMRETTIVWSKRTGMPVIDYGIVWNDTRNGEIIRQRERDTPAEQVLELQNKTGLPLFSTYFSCSKLRWLLDNEPKVREHYESGDLMFGTVDTWLLYHLTSTNEFVSDVTNASRTGFMDLEAMKYDDMLLNYWGIDRQKINLPTIKSSAEFYGTFRAPEPLRNEFPPNLWDVLLKFQRGDIPIQGCLGDQSASLVGQMAYTKGSAKCTYGTGCFLLYNTGTQKLISKHGALTTIGFWFPYLTEGDDWNQPHFALEGSVAVAGSVVQWLRDNLRLINRAQDVGPLANEVPDSGGVVFVPAFSGLFAPYWDGSARATIMGISQFTTASHIARAAVEGVCFQARAILKAMSSDAYDGDISDDIDLLESGIGHDHTCAYEKSLLSTLSVDGGMSRSDEVMQIQADILGPCIKIRRSPVLESTALGAAIAANMAYKTPEERVLWKDLKDAKKWIFYRGHDKNEEISQDQHPNLKVFRSQSEDEERRKHWKMWEAAIARSRGWLRDAEGEHPQVLEE
- the RPL8A gene encoding 60S ribosomal protein eL8 (similar to Saccharomyces cerevisiae RPL8A (YHL033C) and RPL8B (YLL045C); ancestral locus Anc_4.8): MAPGKKVAPAPFSSKSTKSTKAKNPLVNATPKNFGIGQAIQPTRNLSRYVKWPEYVRLQRQKKILSLRLKVPPTIAQFQYTLDRNSAAETFKLFNKYRPETAAEKKERLTKEAAAIAEGKTREEASPKPFVVKYGLNHVVSLVENKKAKLVLIANDVDPIELVIFLPALCKKMGVPYAIVKGKARLGTLVNQKTSAVAALTEVRPEDEAELAKLISTVNANFSEKYDDVKKHWGGGLVGNKAQAKIARKAKAAGPV
- the EFM1 gene encoding protein-lysine N-methyltransferase (similar to Saccharomyces cerevisiae YHL039W; ancestral locus Anc_4.1); translated protein: MSHSDSTSLKNFIDWSQENGAVIDRSIIFEVTAQTGIRAVASEKIKSSKHPLISVPKCLLITKEDAKKAFDWGDNRKLPTGNPNALTQLYLSKLKFGDHAISSLKPYLDILPLHLNQPYFWHRSQLDLLKGADLILAVHANLVEIWNEWKNLLTEFGIEQEAKTCDLDSFDKLVDYISSNIDRLHSGETAWTSFIAYVWSSAIFRSRAFPELMLEENVENLQTAFLLPVVDLLNHRNGTKVKWTFSDGKVNFISEAKEINAKEELFNNYGDRSNEELLLAYGFVEENNVHDIARLTLQLDSETIANFRKCGVKLDLRESTIKKNCIQFDISLSNSLPLPLLQLFGFLCKLKSESFLTYRSMLEGSDELYKILSSKLDFFKSAAKSDFSKLGRYNNQLVTSTVKKYFAGQKAIFQKAIEEVTRFQKKTLECLNSNEISSFKTFFKHDTTFANSLLFAFGVTTYNDLVSKNCLKQAQLLWIVRIANKGDLTKKLSFQVPDYISETFNEVSSTIVIEKEDVMEYMDFYKKLFPRLTERIPEIFGRGNWGIRQFIVADTVFDRLVWTRRLNGEPHFMKKKEFLIR
- the CBP2 gene encoding Cbp2p (similar to Saccharomyces cerevisiae CBP2 (YHL038C); ancestral locus Anc_4.4) gives rise to the protein MAPASYREWVSLLFSALRKEPRSPKYKYRTTIWEAKELLRERNRASLQIDTSKEVKIYSNRTFLKLSPDRALNVLLRDFQLQPEQSFRLIRTDVAPRKKLKSPDENWNKVFPLFENRIVEELDLSIPKCAFERESFNYCYALGLWSRDKKTRLSQIAWPHPIFSFSCVGLGVRPEVYSALKEEGHVFINPANSVELPYFSVDSKLVPKHCDAVALCPRYVPEHVTLFEEGAININKDPVPCTGEELSAVTQAITCTYLPLLSKEPFRTCGDDLAIWSPTTDGALDKRVFTLDRLYGHATLHKRFWSRATYTDRSCPGDIIRSTILSNNSNMLQLMEEFMKHYTTFNLYSFCWRTLNDQSSAVYKLKDPVSFTGEVKPWDAFIWNEYQTLEKLPVPHSVDELVSLKAQFDEFLKHLSRYYAMVTCEMKQQMAEFFVTTDADSEGGRFQDTPRVVPTTLILRDILLNGKWFKHFYPGLHLLMSTKIPSCDKLDDCFVPLDDTSIALGCKLDKLVKEILLVESYVYGDKIPPKKLLIVNPSAEDENWKIVILIKDSIPNHLLKTLKFNTKISIQIVKDIRQATGVENGSCSWKKMIDENVFIYAYKLETEPSATQEDTNRMIKNVIDEMHKGN
- the SBP1 gene encoding Sbp1p (similar to Saccharomyces cerevisiae SBP1 (YHL034C) and RNP1 (YLL046C); ancestral locus Anc_4.7): MSTEEQNQQEVAIEVVETVQEKPSYDPKTTVFVGNVAHEATADELVAVFIKEFGTVDVEIPEKKRGDLRNRSYAPASKHAFVIFPQEIDFDQIKEKYDLTEIDGREIHIKKVKSNEELRENFQKRNQRFNARGGARGGARGGRGGRRGGRERVPLEQMERSKDTLYVNNIPFTATKPELAEFFGVAVENVALPMKKLRDFETRTFVESEDLNRGIAFITFADTDIAAKAGDFNGTSFQERPLTVDIAVVKPEPVEAPHTEEAAPAAAAPETSTDA